The DNA sequence AATCCATTATGCTGACCCTGAAGGAAGATTGAGCTACTATTATGTTACCTTTGCAAATGGGGAATATGTACGCAGTTATCAGCTGAGTCCCGCATAAAATAACTAATCCTACAGATGAGAGGAACGATATTTATGAAATTTTCATCCAAAGTTGAATCCATTACACCTTCTTCAACACTGGCTATTACAGCGAAAGCGAAAGAACTAAAGGAGCAGGGGCATGACGTGATCGGACTTGGTGCAGGAGAGCCTGATTTTAATACTCCGGACTATATTATCGAAGCGGCTTACAAATCGATGAAGGATGGTCATACGAAATACACTCCTGCTGCGGGTCTTCCTGCGCTGAAGCAGGCAATATGCAGCAAGCTGCAAAAAGATAACAGCCTTGAGTATTCTCCTGAGCAGATAATTGTGTCGACTGGAGCGAAGCATACGCTCTCATCTATCTTTCAGACCATTCTCGAAGACGGGGATGAAGTCATTATTCTAACTCCATACTGGGTAAGCTATCCTGAACAAGTTAAAATTTCGGGCGGTATTCCTGTGTTCGTAGAAGGAAAAGAAGAAAATCAATTTAAAGTAACGAAACAGCAGGTGGAAGCCGCAGTTACAGATAAAACTAAAGCTATAATCATCAATTCTCCAAGTAACCCTACCGGAATGACATATACAAAAGAAGAGTTAAAGGAACTAGGGGACGTTTGCCTCGACAATAATTTATTGATCGTATCAGACGAAATTTATGAAAAGCTCCTTTATGACAATGCGGAACATGTATCGATTGCTCAGCTTTCTCCGCAGTTGAAAGAGCAGACTCTGGTAGTTAACGGGGTATCTAAATCGCATTCTATGACCGGATGGAGAATAGGCTATACAGCTGGAAGAGCAGATATAATAAAAAAAATGGCTAATCTAGCCAGTCATACAACATCTAATCCTGCTGTCATGGCACAGTATGGAGCTATAGCTGCATACACGGAAGACGAGGGATCTGTAGAAAAGATGCGCGCAGCATTTGAAGAAAGGCTGACAAAAGTATTTGACCGTGTGAATACTATTCCGGGCTTTACCTGTCAAAAACCTCAAGGAGCGTTCTACCTTTTTCCAAATGTTAAGGAAGCGGTTGATAAAAGCCCTTATAAAACGACAGAGGATTGGGTGAAAGCGCTTCTTGAAGAAGCGAAAGTGGCAGTAGTACCCGGAGATGGTTTTGGAGCTCCGGACAATATTCGTCTGAGTTATGCGACGAGTCTAGAACAATTTGAAGAAGCTCTTGACCGAATTGAAGCATTTGTTAATAAACAGTAATCATCTTTGTTGGAGGTTTTTTGATTGAAAACAACTATCAGGAAAATTGGTAATCATGTGGAAGAAACGGTAACGATCGGAGCGTGGCTTGCTAATAAACGATCGAGCGGTAAAATTGCGTTTCTGCAGCTGCGTGATGGTACGGGATTTATTCAGGGAGTTGCCGTGAAAGCTGAAATAGGCGAAGAAAAATTCAAAGAAGCAAAAGAGTTAACCCAGGAGAGCTCCCTTTATATTACCGGAGTAGTACGAGCAGACGACAGAGCCCCATCTGGATATGAGCTTTCTGTAACAGATTTTTCAATCATTCATGAAGCAAAAGATTATCCGATTACCCCGAAGGAACACGGGACGGAATTTTTAATGGATCACCGTCATTTATGGCTCCGATCAAAGAAACAGCATGCCATCATGGTGATACGCAACGAAATTATCCGTGCTACGTATGAATTTTTTAACAAGGAAGGCTTTGTTAAAGTAGATCCTCCAATTCTTACGGGAAGCTCTGCGGAAGGGACGACCAACCTTTTTCACACGAAATATTTCGATGAGGATGCCTACCTTTCCCAGAGTGGTCAGTTGTATATGGAAGCAGCAGCTATGGCATTAAACAAAGTATTTTCTTTTGGACCAACTTTCCGCGCTGAAAAATCCAAAACACGCCGCCACTTAATTGAATTTTGGATGATTGAACCGGAAATGGCGTTTATGGATCACGAAGACAGTCTGGAGCTGCAGGAAACGTATGTAAGCTATGTTGTGCAGTCGGTGTTAAAAGAATGCAGCCAGGAGCTGGTGTCTCTGGAACGGGATACGGCACAGCTTGAAAAAATTAAGGCTCCATTTCCTCGTATCTCCTACGATGATGCTGTGACATTTCTTCAGAAAGAAGGATATGAATTCTCCTGGGGAGAAGACTTTGGCGCTCCTCACGAAACGGCCATTGCAGAATCATTTGATAAACCTGTATTTATAACGAATTATCCAAAAGATATCAAAGCTTTTTATATGAAGCCGCATCCAGAAAGAGAAGACGTTGTTCTCTGTGCTGATTTAATTGCCCCGGAAGGCTACGGTGAAATTATCGGAGGCAGTCAGCGTATCGATGATGAAGAGTTATTAAGGCAGCGTTATGATGAGCATAGTTTGTCAGTGGAAGCTTATCAATGGTATCTCGATCTGAGAAAATACGGCTCTGTTCCTCACTCCGGGTTCGGCCTGGGTCTGGAAAGGACCGTGGCATGGATAGCTGGAATTGAACACGTTCGTGAAACTATACCATTTCCACGCCTGCTTAACCGTCTTTATCCTTAGAAACAACCGGGCTGTCCTGCATATCGCCGGACAGCCTTTTCATACAAAAGTTTTGTTAATGCCCATATGTTGTTTTAGGAGTACCTGCAGCTTGAGAATGTATTTACATAAGGGAGGATCTTCGCGCTTTATACTGTCGTTTGGAACAAAGGGTGCGGGCTTTCTGTAATTATCTACGAAGGACTTAAACAGCGCTTAAATAATAATGTTAAAAGTTTGAATCTGAAAGGAGGGATGAATGATGAAAAGAGATCGAATTATCGACATGATGCAGGATACTCCTTTCACCTTTCCAGCAGCTTTGTTCCGATATTATAAAAATCTGGAATTGACAGATATGCAGTTTTTAGTCCTTCAGCATATTCACCAGCTTCGTCAGGAAGGCGTAAGGCTGCCATCTCCGCAGCAGATAAGTGAAAGAATGACAGCGCCTGTTCAGGATTGTTCCCGTATCCTAAGGGAATTGATGAGTGCGAGATTTATAATAATTAATGAAACGTCTGATTCCAATAAAGATATCATCGTAGAAGAAATTTCCTTAAAGCCTGTTTTTGAGAAACTGTATGAGTATCTTGCTGCAGAAGAAATGGAAGATGAGGATGTAAAATCAAAGAACAAAGAAGGAGTGCTTTTTGAAAAATTTGAAGTAGAATTTGCAAGACCGCTCACACCGATGGAAATGGAAATGATATCAATGTGGTTCGATGAGGATGGACACGATCCTGAGCTAATTGAAGCGGCTCTGAAAGAAGCTGTGATTTCTTCCAAACTTAATTTCCGTTATATTGACAGAATACTGCACGATTGGAAACGAAATGGAGTGAAAACACTTGACGCTGCCAAGCAGCATGGAGAAAAGGTAAGAAGCCACCGATCCAATTCTTCTGCACCTGCTTCTCAAGCAAAGCCACATCCCGGCTACAATTGGCTGGAAGGAGGGAAAAGCTGATGCTTACTAATGCACAAATAAGAACAGTGCTTGATTCGATGGAAGATATGTTCCCGGAAGCAGAATGTGAACTGATTCATAATAACCCGTTTGAACTGACGATAGCTGTTTTACTATCAGCTCAGGCTACGGACGCCCTCGTCAACAAGGTTACGCCAAATCTATTTAAAAAATACCGCAGTCCTGATGATTTTGTGAAAGTACCGCTTGAAGAGCTGGAACAGGATATAAAATCGATTGGGCTGTACCGCAGTAAAGCTAAAAATATTCAAAAACTTTGTGCTTCGCTGCTGGAACAGTATAACGGGGAAGTCCCGAAAGAAAAAGAAGAGCTTGTAAAACTTGCAGGTGTCGGCAGAAAAACAGCAAATGTTGTAGCTTCTGTGGCATTTGGAGAGCCGGCTATTGCAGTTGATACACACGTGGAGCGGGTGAGCAAACGATTGGGGTTATGCCGCTGGAAAGACAGCGTCCTGGAAGTAGAAAGAACTTTGATGAAGAAAATTCCGAGAGAGGAATGGTCGGACACCCATCATCGAATGATATTCTTTGGAAGGTATCATTGCAAGGCCCAAAAGCCGGGCTGCTCTGACTGTCCACTCCTTTCCCTCTGCCGGGAAGGTAAAAAACGCATGAGAAAACAAGCAGGATGAAAGTACCGTTTTCTTATTTCCCGGGGCCCTTTTATAATGAGAAAGATACTATTTCAAAGGTGGAAGCTCCCTGGTATGAAACTTCTCACTCCAATTATTTTTCCGAAGATATTATGGGAATGGCTGTAACAGAGGACAGACAGTTATTATTCGATACTTTTTATAAAGAGTGGGAAAAAGAAGGTAAACCAGCAGGGAAAAAGTGGCTCTCCAGGTTTTTACAGCTCTATCACTGGATGGATGGTGTTCACGTAACCGGTACTGCGGAAGCTGTGGAATATATACAGTTTCACGCCGCTGCCCCTTGGAATGCGGGTGACAGACTGCAGTTTATTTATGAACATCCCGAACATTTTTCCCGAAAAATCACTTTACAGCAGATGATAAAAGAAGCTAAGCCAAAACTGAGGATTCATTATAAATTAAAGCTTTCTCATAATTCCTGAATATAGAGACAATAAAAAAATAAGCCGTGTTAAAGCATTCCTGTAGAGTGTTAATTTCCACTTTGAAAAAACAGGGGCCCCTCGCTAAGATAAGAATAGAGACACGACTCTACTATTCCAAACCTTGAGGAGGGACCTTACTATGAAGTTTAAAATGCAGGACCAACAAAATCAACGGATTGCCCGTATTTCTTCCAGCCACCTGATTATCGGGGTGGATATTGCCCAGCATCACCACGTGGCACGTGCTGTCAATTACCGGGGCATCGCCTTTGGTAAGCCGTTGGCTTTTGAAAACAACGAG is a window from the Alkalicoccus halolimnae genome containing:
- a CDS encoding pyridoxal phosphate-dependent aminotransferase; protein product: MKFSSKVESITPSSTLAITAKAKELKEQGHDVIGLGAGEPDFNTPDYIIEAAYKSMKDGHTKYTPAAGLPALKQAICSKLQKDNSLEYSPEQIIVSTGAKHTLSSIFQTILEDGDEVIILTPYWVSYPEQVKISGGIPVFVEGKEENQFKVTKQQVEAAVTDKTKAIIINSPSNPTGMTYTKEELKELGDVCLDNNLLIVSDEIYEKLLYDNAEHVSIAQLSPQLKEQTLVVNGVSKSHSMTGWRIGYTAGRADIIKKMANLASHTTSNPAVMAQYGAIAAYTEDEGSVEKMRAAFEERLTKVFDRVNTIPGFTCQKPQGAFYLFPNVKEAVDKSPYKTTEDWVKALLEEAKVAVVPGDGFGAPDNIRLSYATSLEQFEEALDRIEAFVNKQ
- the asnS gene encoding asparagine--tRNA ligase encodes the protein MKTTIRKIGNHVEETVTIGAWLANKRSSGKIAFLQLRDGTGFIQGVAVKAEIGEEKFKEAKELTQESSLYITGVVRADDRAPSGYELSVTDFSIIHEAKDYPITPKEHGTEFLMDHRHLWLRSKKQHAIMVIRNEIIRATYEFFNKEGFVKVDPPILTGSSAEGTTNLFHTKYFDEDAYLSQSGQLYMEAAAMALNKVFSFGPTFRAEKSKTRRHLIEFWMIEPEMAFMDHEDSLELQETYVSYVVQSVLKECSQELVSLERDTAQLEKIKAPFPRISYDDAVTFLQKEGYEFSWGEDFGAPHETAIAESFDKPVFITNYPKDIKAFYMKPHPEREDVVLCADLIAPEGYGEIIGGSQRIDDEELLRQRYDEHSLSVEAYQWYLDLRKYGSVPHSGFGLGLERTVAWIAGIEHVRETIPFPRLLNRLYP
- a CDS encoding DnaD domain-containing protein gives rise to the protein MMKRDRIIDMMQDTPFTFPAALFRYYKNLELTDMQFLVLQHIHQLRQEGVRLPSPQQISERMTAPVQDCSRILRELMSARFIIINETSDSNKDIIVEEISLKPVFEKLYEYLAAEEMEDEDVKSKNKEGVLFEKFEVEFARPLTPMEMEMISMWFDEDGHDPELIEAALKEAVISSKLNFRYIDRILHDWKRNGVKTLDAAKQHGEKVRSHRSNSSAPASQAKPHPGYNWLEGGKS
- the nth gene encoding endonuclease III gives rise to the protein MLTNAQIRTVLDSMEDMFPEAECELIHNNPFELTIAVLLSAQATDALVNKVTPNLFKKYRSPDDFVKVPLEELEQDIKSIGLYRSKAKNIQKLCASLLEQYNGEVPKEKEELVKLAGVGRKTANVVASVAFGEPAIAVDTHVERVSKRLGLCRWKDSVLEVERTLMKKIPREEWSDTHHRMIFFGRYHCKAQKPGCSDCPLLSLCREGKKRMRKQAG
- a CDS encoding YpoC family protein; this translates as MKVPFSYFPGPFYNEKDTISKVEAPWYETSHSNYFSEDIMGMAVTEDRQLLFDTFYKEWEKEGKPAGKKWLSRFLQLYHWMDGVHVTGTAEAVEYIQFHAAAPWNAGDRLQFIYEHPEHFSRKITLQQMIKEAKPKLRIHYKLKLSHNS